One stretch of Variovorax sp. TBS-050B DNA includes these proteins:
- a CDS encoding aldo/keto reductase, which yields MQKIQLGQSDLHVTPVCLGTMTFGEQVDEASAHAILSRALERGVDFIDTAEMYAVPTRRETYGATETIIGNWFAANPGVRQRVVLATKVAGPARNTPWVREGEGMTAADIVASCDASLKRLRTDVIDLYQIHWPERHVPAFGNLYYDPQKERSQTPIREQLEAFAGLVKAGKVRAIGLSNETPYGVHEFVRLAEQHGLPRVASVQNVYNLASRFVENGLDETMHRLGVSLLAYSPLAYGLLTGKYDQSGIVGPEAPQEGRIARYESVRKLRWGRPEALAAARRYNQLARDHGLTPVQLALGFCRAKWQVASTIIGVTTLAQLDEDIDAWGTGISPALLEEIDRIRWEMRDPAN from the coding sequence ATGCAGAAAATCCAACTCGGTCAGAGCGACCTCCACGTCACCCCCGTCTGCCTCGGCACCATGACCTTCGGCGAGCAGGTCGACGAAGCCTCCGCCCACGCCATCCTGAGCCGCGCGCTCGAACGCGGCGTGGATTTCATCGACACCGCCGAGATGTACGCCGTGCCCACGCGCCGCGAGACCTACGGCGCGACCGAGACCATCATCGGCAACTGGTTCGCCGCCAATCCCGGCGTGCGCCAGCGCGTGGTGCTCGCGACCAAGGTGGCCGGGCCCGCGCGCAACACGCCCTGGGTGCGCGAAGGCGAGGGCATGACGGCGGCCGACATCGTGGCCTCGTGCGATGCGAGCCTGAAGCGGCTGCGCACCGACGTGATCGACCTCTACCAGATCCACTGGCCCGAGCGCCATGTGCCGGCCTTCGGCAACCTCTACTACGACCCGCAGAAGGAGCGTTCGCAGACCCCGATCCGCGAGCAGCTCGAAGCCTTCGCGGGGCTGGTGAAGGCGGGCAAGGTGCGCGCGATCGGCCTGTCGAACGAGACGCCCTACGGTGTGCACGAGTTCGTGCGCCTGGCCGAGCAGCACGGTCTGCCGCGCGTGGCCTCGGTGCAGAACGTCTACAACCTCGCGAGCCGCTTCGTCGAGAACGGCCTCGACGAGACGATGCACCGCCTCGGCGTGTCGCTGCTCGCCTACTCGCCGCTGGCCTACGGCCTGCTGACGGGTAAGTACGACCAGAGCGGCATCGTGGGCCCCGAGGCGCCGCAGGAGGGGCGCATCGCGCGCTACGAATCGGTGCGCAAGCTGCGCTGGGGCCGGCCCGAGGCGCTCGCCGCGGCGCGGCGCTACAACCAGCTCGCGCGCGACCACGGCCTCACGCCGGTGCAGCTCGCGCTCGGCTTCTGCCGCGCCAAGTGGCAGGTGGCGAGCACGATCATCGGCGTGACCACGCTGGCGCAGCTCGACGAGGACATCGACGCCTGGGGCACCGGGATTTCGCCGGCGCTGCTGGAAGAGATCGACCGCATCCGCTGGGAGATGCGCGACCCGGCGAACTGA
- a CDS encoding methionine ABC transporter permease: MFENIAPILPELWVATGQTFMMLAIGLSAAVLVGGPLGILLFLLGPGQSLANKPAFLVLNWLVNTVRSFPFIILLVALVPFTRVIAGTSIGPLAAAVPLSFAAIPYFARLVDQCLREVPRGVIEAAHAMGASELQIVWRVLIVEARSGLVLALTVLAVSFLSYSAIAGVVGGGGIGDLAIRYGYYRFQTDVMVLTVALLVVLVQILQFVGNSTARRLDKR, translated from the coding sequence ATGTTTGAGAACATCGCGCCGATCCTGCCGGAGCTGTGGGTCGCCACCGGGCAGACCTTCATGATGCTGGCCATCGGCCTCTCGGCCGCGGTGCTCGTCGGCGGGCCGCTCGGCATCCTGCTGTTCCTGCTCGGGCCGGGGCAATCGCTCGCCAACAAGCCGGCGTTCCTGGTGCTCAACTGGCTGGTGAACACCGTGCGTTCGTTCCCGTTCATCATCCTGCTGGTGGCGCTGGTGCCGTTCACGCGCGTGATCGCGGGCACCTCGATCGGGCCGCTCGCGGCCGCGGTGCCGCTGTCGTTCGCGGCCATTCCGTACTTCGCGCGGCTGGTCGACCAGTGCCTGCGCGAAGTGCCGCGCGGCGTGATCGAGGCCGCGCATGCGATGGGCGCCTCGGAGCTGCAGATCGTCTGGCGCGTGCTGATCGTCGAGGCGCGCTCGGGCCTGGTGCTCGCGCTCACGGTGCTGGCGGTGAGCTTCCTCTCCTACTCGGCGATCGCCGGCGTGGTGGGCGGCGGCGGCATCGGCGATCTCGCGATCCGCTACGGCTACTACCGCTTCCAGACCGACGTGATGGTGCTCACCGTGGCGCTGCTCGTGGTGCTGGTGCAGATCCTGCAGTTCGTGGGCAACAGCACCGCGCGCCGGCTCGACAAGCGCTGA
- a CDS encoding MetQ/NlpA family ABC transporter substrate-binding protein gives MKTALLRRSVLALSLAAFALGGASLAQAQEAKKNLVIGGTAGSNADQLKVGIVPILEKKGYKVKLVEFNDYVQPNLALAQGSLDANFFQHQVYLKKFAADQKLDLAELVQGPIAPMGIYSTKRKSLAEAKEGDRVTLPNDPSNLARALVLLEQNKLLTLKPGIDALRATERDVAENPKKLKFIPLEAAQLPRSLGDTEYAIVNGNFAISSGLKLTEAVVLEKTPDYYLNVVAVKSADKNTPWARDIADAYRSKEFKAVVDSKFPGYAKPAFLQ, from the coding sequence ATGAAAACCGCACTGCTGCGCCGCTCCGTTCTCGCCCTTTCGCTCGCCGCCTTCGCGCTCGGCGGCGCTTCGCTCGCCCAGGCCCAGGAGGCCAAGAAGAACCTGGTGATCGGCGGCACCGCCGGCTCCAATGCCGATCAGCTCAAGGTCGGCATCGTGCCCATCCTCGAGAAGAAGGGCTACAAGGTGAAGCTGGTCGAGTTCAACGACTACGTGCAGCCCAATCTCGCGCTCGCGCAGGGTTCGCTCGACGCCAACTTCTTCCAGCACCAGGTCTACCTGAAGAAGTTCGCGGCCGACCAGAAGCTCGACCTCGCCGAACTCGTGCAGGGCCCGATCGCGCCGATGGGCATCTACTCGACCAAGCGCAAGTCGCTGGCCGAGGCGAAGGAGGGCGACCGCGTGACGCTGCCGAACGACCCGAGCAACCTCGCGCGCGCGCTCGTGCTGCTCGAGCAGAACAAGCTCCTCACGCTCAAGCCGGGCATCGACGCGCTGCGCGCCACCGAGCGCGACGTGGCCGAGAACCCGAAGAAGCTCAAGTTCATCCCGCTGGAGGCCGCGCAGCTGCCGCGCTCGCTCGGCGACACCGAATACGCCATCGTCAACGGCAACTTCGCGATCTCGTCGGGCCTGAAGCTCACCGAGGCCGTGGTGCTCGAGAAGACGCCCGACTATTACCTGAACGTGGTCGCCGTGAAGAGCGCGGACAAGAACACGCCCTGGGCGCGCGACATCGCCGACGCCTACCGCTCGAAGGAGTTCAAGGCCGTGGTCGACAGCAAGTTCCCGGGCTACGCGAAGCCGGCCTTCCTGCAGTAG
- a CDS encoding MetQ/NlpA family ABC transporter substrate-binding protein, with the protein MHSALHRRTLVLATLATALLAGGSAFAQGADKNNIKVGVSVGNGEQIFEVVRKVAARDGLNIQVVVFNDYQLPNAALAAGDLDANAFQHQPFLDNQNKARGFDIVPVGLTITAPLGFYSRKIKDIAQLPDGAAVGIQNDPSNGNRALLLLQSAGLVTLKPEAVRNNTATPFDVVGNPRKLKLVPLDAAQLPRSLDDLTIAAINNDYAEKAGLSLAKDAVIREGAKGPYANLIAVRRADKDKPWAKRLVAAYQSPEVKRFIEEKFNGSLIPAF; encoded by the coding sequence ATGCACTCCGCTCTCCACCGCCGCACCCTTGTCCTCGCCACGCTGGCCACCGCCCTCCTCGCCGGCGGCAGCGCCTTCGCACAGGGTGCCGACAAGAACAACATCAAGGTCGGCGTCTCGGTCGGCAACGGCGAACAGATCTTCGAGGTCGTCAGGAAGGTGGCCGCGCGCGACGGCCTGAACATCCAGGTGGTGGTTTTCAACGACTACCAGCTGCCGAATGCCGCGCTGGCTGCGGGCGACCTCGATGCGAACGCCTTCCAGCACCAGCCCTTCCTCGACAACCAGAACAAGGCCCGGGGCTTCGACATCGTGCCCGTCGGCCTCACGATCACCGCGCCGCTGGGCTTCTACTCGCGCAAGATCAAGGACATTGCCCAATTGCCCGACGGCGCCGCGGTCGGCATCCAGAACGATCCGTCGAACGGCAACCGCGCCCTGCTGCTGCTGCAGTCGGCCGGGCTCGTCACGCTGAAGCCCGAGGCGGTGAGGAACAACACCGCCACGCCGTTCGACGTGGTGGGCAACCCCAGGAAGCTCAAGCTGGTGCCGCTCGACGCCGCGCAGCTGCCGCGCTCCCTCGACGACCTGACGATCGCCGCGATCAACAACGACTACGCCGAGAAGGCCGGCCTCTCGCTGGCGAAGGACGCGGTGATCAGGGAGGGCGCCAAGGGTCCCTACGCCAACCTGATCGCCGTGCGCCGCGCCGACAAGGACAAGCCCTGGGCCAAGCGCCTCGTGGCAGCCTACCAGTCGCCCGAGGTCAAGCGCTTCATCGAGGAGAAGTTCAACGGCTCGCTGATCCCCGCGTTCTGA
- a CDS encoding alpha/beta hydrolase — translation MYPALRLSRSEFVPVRNLQYHVRVWGSPSAARPPLVLLHGWMDVAASWQFVVDAMAEERFIVAPDWRGFGLTAGGGVDNYWTPDYLADLEWLLDHYAGEGEAAQAVDLVGHSMGGNVAMHYAGVRPGRIRRLVNLEGFGMPARQPEEAPARYGQWIEELKRLHRGELALATYSAVDGVARRLMKTNPRLSSDKAQWLASHWSAGQAQPDGNARWQILGDAAHKIVNANIFRVDETLALYARITAPTLMVEASDDSLQGWWKNRYTLDEFHQRLASVASVRIERLADAGHMLHHDQPERVARLIEDFTA, via the coding sequence ATGTACCCAGCCCTCCGTCTCTCGCGCAGCGAATTCGTGCCCGTGCGCAACCTCCAGTACCACGTGCGCGTCTGGGGCAGCCCTTCCGCCGCACGCCCGCCGCTGGTGCTGCTGCACGGCTGGATGGACGTGGCCGCCTCGTGGCAGTTCGTGGTCGACGCCATGGCCGAGGAGCGCTTCATCGTCGCGCCCGACTGGCGCGGCTTCGGCCTCACCGCGGGCGGCGGCGTCGACAACTACTGGACGCCCGACTACCTCGCCGACCTCGAATGGCTGCTCGACCACTACGCCGGCGAAGGCGAGGCCGCGCAGGCGGTGGACCTCGTGGGCCACAGCATGGGCGGCAACGTCGCGATGCACTACGCGGGCGTGCGCCCGGGCCGCATCCGCCGGCTCGTGAACCTCGAAGGCTTCGGCATGCCCGCGCGCCAGCCCGAGGAAGCGCCCGCGCGCTACGGCCAGTGGATCGAAGAACTCAAGCGGCTGCACCGCGGCGAACTGGCACTCGCGACCTATTCCGCCGTCGACGGCGTGGCGCGCCGCCTCATGAAGACCAATCCGCGCCTCTCGTCCGACAAGGCGCAGTGGCTCGCCAGCCACTGGTCGGCCGGCCAGGCACAGCCCGACGGCAACGCGCGCTGGCAGATCCTCGGCGACGCGGCACACAAGATCGTCAATGCGAACATCTTCCGCGTCGACGAGACGCTCGCGCTCTATGCGCGCATCACGGCGCCCACGCTGATGGTGGAGGCCTCGGACGACAGCCTGCAGGGCTGGTGGAAGAACCGCTACACGCTCGACGAATTCCACCAGCGGCTCGCGTCGGTGGCCTCCGTGCGCATCGAGCGGCTGGCCGACGCGGGCCACATGCTGCACCACGACCAGCCCGAGCGCGTGGCGCGGCTGATCGAAGACTTCACCGCCTAG
- a CDS encoding ATP-binding cassette domain-containing protein, giving the protein MTQSSPDAGRAVGAEPVIRLQSVQKSFALPSGEVFDAVHSLSLDIQPGDVFGLIGKSGAGKSTLLRLINLLERPDAGRVFVGGRDLTTLSRRELRDTRQNIGMIFQQFNLLQNATVFDNVAFPLKIHGRHSRAEIDARVRECLALVGLSEKIDTYPAQLSGGQKQRVAIARALAPRPQVLLCDEPTSALDSETTRALLETLRDINQKIGVTIVIVTHELSVVEVLCRNVAILEKGRLVEQFAVEDAPRAERRTALGREIDALVRRREREAREDRERALAPAPQGALEVAYV; this is encoded by the coding sequence ATGACCCAGTCTTCGCCCGATGCGGGCCGCGCGGTGGGCGCGGAACCCGTCATCCGTCTTCAATCGGTGCAGAAATCCTTCGCCCTGCCCAGCGGCGAGGTGTTCGACGCGGTGCATTCGCTGTCGCTCGACATCCAGCCGGGCGACGTGTTCGGCCTGATCGGCAAGAGCGGCGCCGGCAAGTCGACGCTGCTGCGCCTGATCAACCTGCTCGAGCGGCCCGACGCGGGCCGGGTGTTCGTGGGCGGGCGCGACCTGACCACGCTCTCGCGCCGCGAGCTGCGCGACACGCGCCAGAACATCGGCATGATCTTCCAGCAGTTCAACCTGCTGCAGAACGCCACGGTGTTCGACAACGTGGCCTTTCCGCTCAAGATCCATGGCCGCCATTCGCGCGCCGAGATCGATGCGCGCGTGCGCGAGTGCCTCGCGCTCGTGGGCCTGTCGGAAAAGATCGACACCTACCCGGCCCAGCTCTCGGGCGGGCAGAAGCAGCGCGTGGCCATCGCGCGCGCGCTCGCGCCGCGGCCGCAGGTGCTCCTGTGCGACGAGCCGACCTCGGCGCTCGATTCCGAAACCACGCGCGCGCTGCTCGAGACGCTGCGCGACATCAACCAGAAGATCGGCGTGACCATCGTGATCGTCACGCACGAGCTCTCGGTGGTCGAGGTGCTGTGCCGCAACGTGGCGATCCTGGAGAAGGGCCGCCTCGTGGAGCAGTTCGCGGTGGAGGACGCACCCAGGGCCGAGCGCCGCACCGCGCTGGGCCGCGAGATCGACGCGCTGGTGCGCCGCCGCGAACGCGAGGCGCGCGAAGACCGCGAGCGCGCACTGGCGCCGGCGCCCCAGGGCGCGCTGGAGGTGGCCTATGTTTGA
- a CDS encoding HAD family phosphatase, translated as MKAEALIFDMDGTMIDSMPWHARSWVEFVARHGLALDVSDILARTTGRTGAECMRELFARPLSDAECQALVHEKEEIYRALFSDNFAEVAGFGAFARAAVARGLKVAVGTAGDRHNIEFAMSRLKMDPLPLAIVGGDEGFAGKPTPEIFLEAARRIGVAPERCIVFEDAPFGIEAARRGGMHAVAVCSTHSAAELAGPHVIAAVRDYHELAHSNFLETLDAAAA; from the coding sequence ATGAAGGCCGAAGCGCTGATCTTCGACATGGACGGCACCATGATCGACTCCATGCCCTGGCATGCGCGGTCGTGGGTCGAGTTCGTGGCGCGCCACGGGCTCGCGCTCGACGTGAGCGACATCCTCGCGCGCACCACGGGCCGCACCGGCGCCGAGTGCATGCGCGAGCTGTTCGCCCGGCCGCTGTCCGATGCCGAATGCCAGGCCCTGGTGCACGAGAAGGAAGAGATCTACCGCGCCCTGTTCAGCGACAACTTCGCCGAGGTCGCGGGTTTCGGCGCCTTCGCCAGGGCCGCCGTCGCGCGCGGCCTGAAGGTGGCGGTGGGCACGGCCGGCGACCGGCACAACATCGAGTTCGCGATGTCGCGCCTCAAGATGGACCCGCTGCCGCTCGCGATCGTGGGCGGCGACGAAGGCTTCGCCGGCAAGCCCACGCCCGAGATCTTCCTCGAAGCCGCACGCCGCATCGGCGTGGCGCCCGAACGCTGCATCGTCTTCGAAGATGCGCCCTTCGGCATCGAGGCCGCGCGCCGCGGCGGCATGCATGCCGTGGCCGTGTGCAGCACCCATTCCGCCGCCGAACTCGCCGGACCCCATGTGATCGCCGCGGTTCGCGACTACCACGAACTCGCCCATTCGAATTTTCTGGAGACCCTCGATGCTGCTGCAGCGTGA
- a CDS encoding amino acid racemase, whose protein sequence is MTQHIGIVGCSAEGAALCYQTICVEGAALLGPHAHPEVSMHTPSLADYMTHIYEDDWRGVGEVMLASANKLAKTGADFLVCPDNTIHQALPFIEARSPLPWLHIAGCVAEEASRRGFRRLALTGTRWLVESEVYPEKLSAMGLECVRPTAEEREEINRIIMDELVCGVFKPEAIATFRRVIQRMREHDGCDAVILGCTEIPLIMNDVNSPLPTLDSTRLLARAALRRATGRQNA, encoded by the coding sequence ATGACCCAGCACATCGGAATCGTCGGCTGCTCCGCCGAAGGCGCGGCGCTCTGCTATCAGACCATCTGCGTGGAGGGCGCGGCGCTGCTCGGCCCGCATGCGCACCCCGAGGTGTCGATGCACACGCCCTCGCTCGCCGATTACATGACGCACATCTACGAGGACGACTGGCGCGGCGTGGGCGAGGTGATGCTCGCTTCCGCGAACAAGCTCGCGAAGACGGGCGCCGACTTTCTGGTCTGCCCCGACAACACCATCCACCAGGCGCTGCCCTTCATCGAGGCGCGTTCGCCGCTGCCCTGGCTGCACATCGCGGGCTGCGTGGCCGAGGAGGCGTCGCGCCGCGGCTTCCGCCGCCTCGCGCTCACGGGTACGCGCTGGCTGGTCGAGAGCGAGGTCTATCCCGAGAAGCTCTCGGCCATGGGGCTCGAATGCGTCCGCCCCACCGCCGAGGAGCGCGAGGAGATCAACCGCATCATCATGGACGAGCTGGTCTGCGGCGTCTTCAAGCCCGAGGCTATCGCCACCTTTCGCCGCGTGATCCAGCGCATGCGCGAGCACGATGGCTGCGATGCGGTCATCCTCGGCTGCACCGAGATCCCGCTGATCATGAACGACGTGAATTCGCCGCTGCCGACGCTCGATTCGACGCGGCTGCTCGCGCGCGCGGCGCTGCGCCGCGCGACCGGGCGGCAGAACGCCTAG
- the prfB gene encoding peptide chain release factor 2 (programmed frameshift), which produces MDAEQINQIGATLADLSARTADLRRYLDYDAKAERLRTVNASLEDPNVWNDPKKAQELGKEKKSLDDVVVTLDRLTSGLSDNTELYEMSKEEGDVDGLQAIADDAALLEADIKQLEFRRMFNNPADPLNAFVDIQAGAGGTEACDWASMLLRQYTKYAERKGFKTQLEDETPGDTAGIKSATIKVEGEYAFGLLRTETGVHRLVRKSPFDSSGGRHTSFASIFVYPEIDDSIEIEINPADVRTDTFRASGAGGQHINKTDSAVRLTHIPTGIVVQCQDGRSQHSNRDVAWKRLRSRLYDFEMRKRMEEQQKLEDSKTDVGWGHQIRSYVLDNSRIKDLRTNVEVSATQKVLDGDLDVFIEASLKQGV; this is translated from the exons ATGGACGCAGAACAAATCAACCAGATCGGCGCAACGCTTGCGGACCTGAGCGCCCGCACGGCTGATTTACGGAGGTATCTT GACTACGATGCCAAGGCCGAACGTCTGAGGACGGTCAACGCATCGCTCGAAGATCCCAACGTCTGGAACGACCCCAAGAAGGCCCAGGAGCTGGGCAAGGAAAAGAAGTCGCTCGACGATGTCGTCGTCACGCTCGACCGGCTCACCAGCGGGCTCTCGGACAACACCGAGCTCTACGAAATGTCGAAGGAGGAAGGCGACGTCGACGGCCTGCAGGCCATCGCCGATGACGCCGCCCTGCTCGAAGCCGACATCAAGCAGCTCGAATTCCGCCGGATGTTCAACAACCCGGCCGATCCGCTCAACGCCTTCGTCGACATCCAGGCCGGCGCCGGCGGCACCGAGGCCTGCGACTGGGCCAGCATGCTGCTGCGCCAGTACACCAAGTACGCCGAGCGCAAGGGCTTCAAGACCCAGCTCGAGGACGAGACCCCGGGCGACACGGCCGGCATCAAGAGCGCGACCATCAAGGTCGAGGGCGAGTACGCCTTCGGCCTGCTGCGCACCGAGACCGGCGTGCACCGCCTGGTGCGCAAGTCGCCGTTCGACTCCTCGGGCGGGCGCCACACCAGCTTCGCGAGCATCTTCGTGTACCCGGAAATCGACGACTCGATCGAGATCGAGATCAACCCGGCCGACGTGCGCACCGACACCTTCCGCGCCAGCGGCGCAGGCGGCCAGCACATCAACAAGACCGACTCCGCGGTGCGCCTGACGCACATCCCGACCGGGATCGTGGTGCAGTGCCAGGACGGCCGCAGCCAGCACAGCAACCGCGACGTGGCCTGGAAGCGCCTGCGCTCGCGCCTGTACGACTTCGAGATGCGCAAGCGCATGGAAGAGCAGCAGAAGCTCGAGGACAGCAAGACCGACGTCGGCTGGGGCCACCAGATCCGCAGCTACGTGCTCGACAACAGCCGCATCAAGGACCTGCGCACCAACGTCGAAGTCTCGGCCACCCAGAAGGTGCTCGACGGCGACCTCGACGTGTTCATCGAAGCCTCGCTCAAGCAAGGCGTCTGA
- the pepN gene encoding aminopeptidase N, whose amino-acid sequence MLLQRDAQGQPIAIRREDYAAPAFWIDTVDLTFDLDPAKTRVLNRMQLRRNPEVPAQPLRLDGDELNLARVLVNGQGASFRMEGDQLVIDGLPDSFELEIFTTCCPVKNTKLMGLFVSEDTFFTQCEAEGFRRITYFLDRPDVMSTYTVTLRAAKAAYPVLLSNGNLVEQGELPEGRHFAKWVDPFRKPSYLFALVAGKLVAREQRIKARNGREHLLQVYVRAGDLDKTEHAMNSLINSVLWDEARFGLPLDLDRFMIVATSDFNMGAMENKGLNIFNTKYVLANQATATDADYSNIESVVGHEYFHNWSGDRVTCRDWFQLSLKEGLTVFRDQEFSQDLCADASARAVKRIEDVRVLRTAQFPEDAGPMAHPVRPDSYIEISNFYTVTIYEKGAEVVRMMQTLVGRKGFEKGITLYFERHDGQAVTCDDFAQAIADANPDSELARLLPQFKRWYSQAGTPRLAAHGVYDAQNRSYTLSVVQSCPPTPGQPTKEPFVIPVNIGLLDANGRELPVQLEGEAEATQGTRTVVLSRAGEQITFTGLDAEPVPSILRGFSAPVILDFEYSDAQLLTLLANDPDPFNRWEAGQRLGLRAALRGIAAVATDTTPVLDEAYLEAMRSVLRHPQLDAAFKELVLTLPSETYIAEQLDVVDPQRVHLVREAMRAQLATALFADWQWAYEAHHDTGAYTPDPTSSGRRALAGMALNFLCLAARASGDTVWPGKTLQRFKDAGNMTDRFNALNALVSSGHSLAGQALARFHAIFKDEALVIDKWFSLQAGAPDRGGDILPVVKQLMKHPDFSLKNPNRARSVIFSYCSANPGAFHRPDAAGYVFWSERVIELDAINPQVAARLARALDRWSKLAEPYRSAAREAIARVAAKPDLSKDTHEVVTRALAGN is encoded by the coding sequence ATGCTGCTGCAGCGTGACGCCCAAGGGCAACCCATTGCCATTCGCCGCGAAGACTATGCCGCCCCGGCCTTCTGGATCGACACCGTCGACCTGACCTTCGACCTCGACCCCGCCAAGACGCGCGTGCTCAACCGCATGCAGCTGCGCCGCAATCCCGAGGTGCCCGCGCAGCCGCTGCGCCTCGACGGCGACGAGCTCAACCTCGCGCGCGTGCTCGTGAACGGCCAGGGTGCCTCGTTCCGCATGGAAGGCGACCAGCTCGTGATCGACGGCCTGCCCGACAGCTTCGAGCTCGAGATCTTCACCACCTGCTGCCCGGTCAAGAACACCAAGCTCATGGGCCTGTTCGTGAGCGAGGACACCTTCTTCACGCAGTGCGAGGCCGAGGGCTTCCGCCGCATCACCTACTTCCTCGACCGGCCCGACGTGATGTCGACCTACACCGTCACGCTGCGCGCCGCCAAGGCCGCCTACCCGGTGCTGCTGTCGAACGGCAACCTCGTCGAGCAGGGCGAACTGCCCGAGGGCCGCCACTTCGCGAAATGGGTCGACCCGTTCCGCAAGCCCAGCTACCTGTTCGCGCTCGTCGCGGGCAAGCTGGTGGCGCGCGAGCAGCGCATCAAGGCGCGCAACGGCCGCGAGCACCTGCTGCAGGTGTACGTGCGCGCCGGCGACCTCGACAAGACCGAGCATGCGATGAACTCGCTGATCAACTCGGTGCTTTGGGACGAGGCGCGCTTCGGCCTGCCGCTGGACCTCGACCGCTTCATGATCGTCGCCACCAGCGACTTCAACATGGGCGCGATGGAGAACAAGGGCCTGAACATCTTCAACACGAAGTACGTCCTGGCCAACCAGGCCACCGCCACCGACGCCGACTACAGCAACATCGAGAGCGTGGTCGGCCACGAGTACTTCCACAACTGGAGCGGCGACCGCGTGACCTGCCGCGACTGGTTCCAGCTGTCGCTCAAGGAAGGCCTCACGGTCTTCCGCGACCAGGAGTTCAGCCAGGACCTCTGCGCCGACGCCTCGGCGCGCGCCGTCAAGCGCATCGAGGACGTGCGCGTGCTGCGCACCGCCCAGTTCCCCGAGGACGCGGGCCCGATGGCCCACCCGGTGCGGCCCGACAGCTACATCGAGATCAGCAACTTCTACACCGTCACCATCTACGAGAAGGGTGCCGAGGTGGTGCGCATGATGCAGACGCTGGTCGGCCGCAAGGGCTTCGAGAAGGGCATCACGCTCTACTTCGAGCGCCACGACGGCCAGGCCGTGACCTGCGACGACTTCGCGCAGGCGATCGCCGACGCGAATCCCGATTCGGAACTCGCGCGCCTGCTGCCGCAGTTCAAGCGCTGGTACAGCCAGGCCGGCACGCCGCGCCTCGCTGCGCACGGCGTGTACGACGCGCAGAACCGCAGCTACACCCTGAGCGTGGTGCAGAGCTGCCCGCCCACGCCGGGGCAGCCGACCAAGGAGCCCTTCGTCATCCCCGTCAACATCGGCCTGCTCGATGCGAACGGGCGCGAACTGCCGGTGCAGCTCGAAGGCGAGGCCGAAGCGACGCAGGGCACGCGCACCGTGGTGCTCTCGCGCGCGGGCGAGCAGATCACCTTCACCGGGCTCGATGCCGAGCCCGTGCCCTCGATCCTGCGCGGCTTCAGCGCGCCCGTGATCCTCGATTTCGAGTACAGCGACGCGCAGCTGCTCACGCTGCTGGCCAACGACCCCGACCCCTTCAACCGCTGGGAAGCCGGCCAGCGCCTCGGCCTGCGCGCCGCGCTGCGCGGCATTGCCGCGGTCGCGACCGACACCACGCCGGTGCTCGACGAGGCCTACCTCGAGGCGATGCGCAGCGTGCTGCGCCATCCGCAGCTCGACGCCGCCTTCAAGGAGCTGGTGCTCACGCTGCCGTCGGAGACCTACATCGCCGAACAGCTCGACGTGGTCGATCCGCAGCGCGTGCACCTGGTGCGCGAGGCCATGCGCGCCCAGCTCGCGACCGCCCTCTTCGCCGACTGGCAGTGGGCCTACGAAGCGCACCATGACACCGGCGCCTACACGCCCGACCCGACCTCCTCGGGCCGCCGCGCGCTCGCGGGCATGGCGCTCAACTTCCTGTGCCTCGCGGCGCGCGCCTCGGGCGACACCGTGTGGCCGGGCAAGACGCTGCAGCGCTTCAAGGACGCGGGCAACATGACCGACCGCTTCAATGCGCTCAACGCGCTCGTGTCCTCGGGCCACAGCCTCGCGGGCCAGGCGCTCGCGCGCTTCCATGCGATCTTCAAGGACGAGGCGCTGGTCATCGACAAGTGGTTCTCGCTGCAGGCCGGCGCCCCCGACCGCGGCGGCGACATCCTGCCGGTGGTCAAGCAGCTCATGAAGCACCCCGACTTCTCGCTCAAGAACCCGAACCGCGCGCGCAGCGTGATCTTCAGCTACTGCAGCGCGAACCCGGGCGCCTTCCACCGCCCCGATGCCGCCGGCTACGTGTTCTGGAGCGAGCGCGTGATCGAGCTCGACGCGATCAACCCGCAGGTGGCCGCCCGCCTCGCGCGCGCGCTCGACCGCTGGAGCAAGCTCGCCGAGCCCTACCGCAGCGCCGCACGCGAGGCGATCGCCCGCGTGGCGGCCAAGCCCGACCTGAGCAAGGACACGCACGAGGTCGTGACGCGTGCATTGGCCGGGAACTGA